Within Seriola aureovittata isolate HTS-2021-v1 ecotype China chromosome 12, ASM2101889v1, whole genome shotgun sequence, the genomic segment GAAGTAGCAACGGAAGAACAGATGCACATAGGTTTTGAGAAGGAATTTGCAtgtaaggaaaacaaaaaaaaaagtttagtaaTCCTAAAGAACTCAGCTCCAAAATTGTCCTCCGTACGACCATGGATTTTTAGATGACGGCACAGAAGCTAGAGAGGcttgcaaaaataaatacaatatcatGTGCCAAGTGGGATGCAGATGCAATACACAAGAAATGGTTGGTTTAGCATGCCAAACACCAGGAAAAGGGTGTTGGGGAGACCGTTCGCCCCCTCTTTCATATtccatttactttttatttactgaGGAATGATAAAAAATGCCCCACTGCAGGTAGTAACATCCTCCCACCCCCAACAATGGTGTCTTCCAGGCTATTGTCGCCCTTGGAACACACCCAGTCTATCTTAATCCTTCAGCCCACTCTGCAGTAAAACCTTGGCATGGAGGCAGCAGCACCCCCATCCTCCACCCCTGCATATGGCAGTGAGTGGGCAGCGGTGGAAAGgatgtttcaaatgaaataaaccCCCAATCTGCCTGAAAAGAGTTTACTTTGCATGCGGGTAGATGTATTTGACATTGAGATTATCAGCATTCATTTACTCCATGAGTTATGATGCATTTATTCCTCTTGGTTTAAACACTTAGGGTAAGTGTTCTTTTTGCAAGGCATCTTCTGCAACACCCAGATTAGGTACAGTGTAGGTCCATGTCAGTGGATGAATGACAATGGAGATGAGGAGGGGACGTTTGGGGAACTATATTGGCAGAAGGAGGACACAGCAGAAGTGCGTCTTACCATACTTATAAAGATCTAAAATGCGCCTACCCTCGTCGAGTTCAACCTCATAAGGCGCCGGGCGGCGCTTTACCCTGTTGCTGGGGTACATGCTGTACTGCTCCGACTCCCCTCCGAGACTACaccaacagaaaacacacaaaaggtgCACAGGTGTATGAGAAAACATGAGATCCagcatcatttcatttattgcATATGCAGAACACCATCCACTCCTTGCAccaggagcacacacacacacacacacacacacacacacacacacacacacacacacacaaacacacacacacacacacacacacacacacacacatatatatatatatatatatatatataggctaattctctctgtcacacatgcacacacatgcttgtCAACTCAATGTCAACTCAGGTACATTACAAGCATCTCTTCACACTACTGCAGTATATTCCTGCAGGGCCATAATAGGGCAACATCTAACAGCCATCAAACTTATAACTTTTAAGGTGAACACTCACAATGATCAAATGAAAAACGTGCATTCATGaaactctctgtttttctttttctttttctgtctccaccTTTACCTGTTGATGGCGGCGAGAGGCTGCGCCAGGTTGTAGAGCATCGCCCGGGCCGGGACAGGAAACGCGTTTGGGCTCAGTTGGACCATTCGAGCGTCGTCTCGgtgcggcggcggcagcggcagcggtgGAGGTCTGCGAAGTTCCGTGATCGGCACCAAATGGCTTTCAGTCCTCTGCTCCACCGCTTTTATAGCGTCCCTCCTGGAGAGCTCGATCACCGGCACTTCCCTTTTCAGGTCAAGGGCGTTGTGAGAGGCAGTTTCCTTGGCAACGCcgttgatgatgatgctgatgctggtCCCGTTGCTCGAGTTCTGCAGAGGAACGTCATCCGTCTCTTCAACCCCCTTAAAGCTCCCTCCCCTCacctcccccccctcctctctcctcggCTCCTCGTCCTCCTTGCATCCGTTCTGTctggagatgatggaggagtCCTCCCGCTTTCCAGGACCGGACTCTGCATCGGGACTTCCAGGACACAACTCCGGCTGCCgtttttccatcatttttaTACCGTCACCACTCGCTCGAGTCCACTACTCCTGAATAAGATTTCCCTCGATTAATATACAGCTCCAAACATTATACAGTCTTAATATAGCCTACCACGTAACCACGTAGGGAATTAACACTCCATTATTATTTCTCAAATTTAAGATGATTATTAGGATATTAGGCTATTATTACCTTTtgtaattatcatcatcatcgtttGAATTAATATGATCAATtgcagattttacatttacaaaacagagtgtaaaaaatacaattgaTAGGATTTTAATTGCTGGCTTGGTAAATTGTTTATTGCAAATTAATGcattttttcaatattaaaaaaaaaagataaacaataTTCACTAGGCTACATATATTTTTCCACAAAAGATAACACTTATGATACATCACAACCCAATTTAAAAAGATATGAAAATTTAAACGAAATGTTTAATTATGGAGAATTCATCATTTTTGTGAGCTGTTGAAGGTTTGAGATCTTTTCTTGAAGTTAAACCTGCTAGGACATGACAGCTAATTGTATAATTATGAATTTGCCTcagttggacatttttatgatagATTTAGAGCTGGGGATATTTTTCAAACGTCAACTTGTCCTTTTCAAAGAGTTTTATCTTGTGGTttctgcatgcatgcatgtttttttccaatGAATCTCTTATCTAGCTTACACTTGGCCTTCAGCACAGTTTATGCCGTTAAGCTAATATCTGAAGGTCTGTTAACCCACGTTCGTGCTTTGTATGAATTTACACTGAAAGATTTTAAAAGCTAATTTCGGCTGCGGGTTTATTTAAAGGTGGAATTGTAAGAGAGATTGTGCCAGGACCACAAAGGCAGCTTGGTAATATCCATTCTTCGTCGAAATAAAATCCCTCCTTTTTTCCCTGCCTTCAACAAATCCACAAATAACCTCGTGAATCCTCAGAAACACTTGGACCTGGTCGTTTTCACAGATGTCTGAGTaggttgtgttatttttttgttttatcgtGGTGAAGGCCAtagtgctgttgttgttaaagCCGAACATCAAAGGCTTGTCATAGGCTATTGAATACACTACATAGCAATGGTAAGTGCTTGAGTCGATAAATAattcgatttaaaaaaaatgatcagaaaattattaaaaaaacaacaacataccGCGAATTTAAAAAGCGCACTTTTATTTCTGGGAATTCTCCAATAGGCCTCGCATCCGTTATTACATCCCGTACAGTCTCAACCACCCGATCGGACAATAGCAGAAAATATAGGCTAAATATTTCGCACATAACACCAATAAAATTTAGACGATAGCGATCCAATTACAGTCCTTTGGAACAACGGACGTGGCGCTTTAAATAAAGAGATGTATTTTTTGCACTTACCGCTC encodes:
- the tal1 gene encoding T-cell acute lymphocytic leukemia protein 1 homolog isoform X1: MDDPLTKWLHLHSNINNTAGAWTRASGDGIKMMEKRQPELCPGSPDAESGPGKREDSSIISRQNGCKEDEEPRREEGGEVRGGSFKGVEETDDVPLQNSSNGTSISIIINGVAKETASHNALDLKREVPVIELSRRDAIKAVEQRTESHLVPITELRRPPPLPLPPPHRDDARMVQLSPNAFPVPARAMLYNLAQPLAAINSLGGESEQYSMYPSNRVKRRPAPYEVELDEGRRILDLYKYAGQPKIVRRIFTNSRERWRQQNVNGAFAELRKLIPTHPPDKKLSKNEILRLAMKYISFLSNLLEDQDGGRNVGSTTDGETGLLVGVGAHDGGPQGGPHQDTVVGLARDDLLETMSPGSSCGSLPDGDAEGSPESFMEDQDSPPAPRTLTASRGTALHLAARDLRRNGRPLDGSSRR
- the tal1 gene encoding T-cell acute lymphocytic leukemia protein 1 homolog isoform X2, with the translated sequence MDDPLTKWLHLHSNINNTAGAWTRASGDGIKMMEKRQPELCPGSPDAESGPGKREDSSIISRQNGCKEDEEPRREEGGEVRGGSFKGVEETDDVPLQNSSNGTSISIIINGVAKETASHNALDLKREVPVIELSRRDAIKAVEQRTESHLVPITELRRPPPLPLPPPHRDDARMVQLSPNAFPVPARAMLYNLAQPLAAINSLGGESEQYSMYPSNRVKRRPAPYEVELDEAGQPKIVRRIFTNSRERWRQQNVNGAFAELRKLIPTHPPDKKLSKNEILRLAMKYISFLSNLLEDQDGGRNVGSTTDGETGLLVGVGAHDGGPQGGPHQDTVVGLARDDLLETMSPGSSCGSLPDGDAEGSPESFMEDQDSPPAPRTLTASRGTALHLAARDLRRNGRPLDGSSRR
- the tal1 gene encoding T-cell acute lymphocytic leukemia protein 1 homolog isoform X3 gives rise to the protein MMEKRQPELCPGSPDAESGPGKREDSSIISRQNGCKEDEEPRREEGGEVRGGSFKGVEETDDVPLQNSSNGTSISIIINGVAKETASHNALDLKREVPVIELSRRDAIKAVEQRTESHLVPITELRRPPPLPLPPPHRDDARMVQLSPNAFPVPARAMLYNLAQPLAAINSLGGESEQYSMYPSNRVKRRPAPYEVELDEGRRILDLYKYAGQPKIVRRIFTNSRERWRQQNVNGAFAELRKLIPTHPPDKKLSKNEILRLAMKYISFLSNLLEDQDGGRNVGSTTDGETGLLVGVGAHDGGPQGGPHQDTVVGLARDDLLETMSPGSSCGSLPDGDAEGSPESFMEDQDSPPAPRTLTASRGTALHLAARDLRRNGRPLDGSSRR